From the Carassius carassius chromosome 34, fCarCar2.1, whole genome shotgun sequence genome, the window taattttcagtacagtaagggaaagaaatgcaaacattaaactgcaggttgtttattactataaactttttttttaacaatttgtttacacttttttaaaaatactttttaataaaatatatatataataaaaaaaaagaataagaattaAATagtgctgcaaagttctccactaaataaaatactctcagtctcaaaccaatatcatataataaaatataatgaaaaatataaataagtaactgattacagtgcagcattaccaatcccagcttgtaggcctgctcatatttaaaaaaatatatataacttttccaaagtgtaaagtgcagcatgaacagtttcagtttttagacctgctcagatttcgttattgcgttggatcgatcggaattaagagcaaaggtctgtttaaatgcggACGGgaactgcgtttgaattacaatagtgTTTTTCCTAgatgtagtgatgttcacactcgcgtgatgccttttgaaaaccttaggctggtgacacactggcatattgcacctgtcaaacatagtctattttgccgtcaatactgttgatggtgtcctttatcagtaggctttatatttatgctcaacatgaagtatagatattgttgtcgtgaagacaaaatcctggtctgtcggcgatCTCCCTctgtgtcacctacagcagcagcagcgcgccaggcacgattctggtgtgtaaagacacagaaaacgcgaagcagccgtcatgcaactgacacacagcagaaacgccacgctcacgccacgcatccagtgtgtcaccggccttagaatcagctgcagggcgggatttacgctgaacgcggagacttccgccacttaatatgttcgtttgaaaacacaaaaatgtacctatcattccgcacacaaaatattgcattcggtcattcggtacacacgtgcactgtaccgaaagccctgtaccgaaacggtccggtacgaatacacgaatacacgtaccgttacaccccattatatatatatacagtacagaccaaaaggcaaaagggccaacaagtgctaagcatttctcagggaactccttcaagactgttggaagaccatttcaggtgactacctcttgaagctcatcaacagaatgccaagagtgtgcaaagcagtaatcaaagcaaaaggtggctactttgaagaacctagaatatgacatattttcagttgtttcacactttttttgttatgtatataattccagatataattccacatgtattaattcatagttttgatgccttcagtgtgaatctacaatttccatagtcatgaaaataaagaaaactctttgaatgagaaggtgtgtctaaacttttggtctgtactgtatatatatgtactgtactgtatatatattctgttgcTGGTTATAACGTAATGAAGTAGTTTACATGTACTATTTCAGTATTTCtcctttttatatgaaaataataatttcaactcTGTTTAAATACAATACTTCTTGTTGAGAGCAATGTATATTTGTAATAACTGGCTGTTTTGAAGCATGCCATTAGGACAGGCGTATTTTTAGGAGAAGATTTGCATTTAAGCCTTTGCACTGCCTTGTGGGCATATGTGTACTGTACCGTTttcaggtgtgttttttttctgtacctTTGATCTTGTTGGCCTGGAGATACAGATTCTCCAGACTGGTACTGATAGTGGGGATCCTTTCCAACTTGTTGAAAGACAAATCAAGCTCCACAAGTGAGCTGACATTGAAAGCGTTGGCTGGAATTCCCCCATTGGTGAGCTGGTTGTGGGACAGCCGTACAAAGCGTAGCTCAGGCCGCTGGCTCAGAAAATCAGCAGGAACACTGGATATGCGATTGTACTCGAGGTAGAGTTGGTTCAACTTTGGGGACAGGCTTTCTGGAACCTTCTTCAGTTGGTTCCTTCTCAAGTCTAACAGGGTCAAGGACAGCAGACCCTCAAGTGCATTGCCAAGGTCTTCAATGCTGTTCACTTGGAGATGCAGGGCTGTCAGGTTGCTCATTCCACGGAAAGATTCGAACGGGACCTTGGAAATATTGTTGTGATTCATGTGTAGATCTCGTAGGGAACGTGGTAAACCCTGTGGAACCCGGCTCAGGTTGTTGTTGTGTAAAAAGAGGCGCTCAAGGTTTGGTAGCTTGGTGAAGACTTTGTCACCAATCTTGTCAGAGCTCAGTTTATTTGTGTGGAGACTGATCCAAGCTAAATTTGGAGCATTATCAAAGACACCATTTGTGATGCCCTTGATCTGGTTGTTTTGTAAGTATACGTACTTGATATGAGACGGGACAAACGGCACGTGCTGTAGCTTGCGGTTGTTGCAGTACATCGCAGTGGGGTAGGAAGGAGGACAGTCGCACTCCAAAGGACAGTCCAGCACAGGAGGCTCATCCTCATCCTCTGCTCTTAGAGAGGCATGGATGTTATAGTGACTGCGGCCATAACCGTGACTGTAGGCTCGGTTGCGCAGATAACTTAGCCATGTTAAAGAGTTGGTTGGATGTGTCATGGAAAAATCGACAAGCTTTGCCAACATCAGCAGTAAAATCCAGCCTTTCATTGTGACTGAGTTTCCtgtcaagacaaaaaaaatatatgtgcaaatgtaatttttgaaacttgataaatgtttatttttatatattaaaattttcattataaaaaatataaaatcacatttttgtcattttaattagacattgttcataaagaaaaatcataattatgcaGTGTAAATtctttgaattatttaaaaatgatcaaataagGATGTTATTATTCttctgcatttaaaaaattgAATAAGTAATGTTATAAATTAtccataataatattttattataattatatttttttttacaaattatttaaattattattaaattattaaacaatattCTGTTTATATTTTTAGGATTAAATCTAAAATTACTACTTATAATCTAAAAATACTaatgaaggagtggatgccgagttgccatatccttcatattgatattaattatattattacattatttcttgtttgactattaatcaagttatggcaagagtgaaatgtgtaaccttatgtacgcttatgagatattaaagaatcctgcttTGTGCTGTACTTCTACTCTCTAAGATGACTACATAGTGTGTGTATAACGAACCAGACTGATAAAAATCTAGCTAGGGCCAGGTGGCCTTGAAGTTCTGATAAgttttctgtgtatgtgtgttagtatctgtctatAAAGGGAGAAGCTAAGATAGTCCAAGGACAAATGTTCAACTGCCaatgtccagcgtatcagatatacatCTTTGGAGAGACGTATTGTGTCTGACCTCGGATTACTTGTCACCAAAATAGTTGTCAGAAGATATGTTTGAATCGTTTAGGTCTTAGTTtttctaggttttggaaccactcagaattttgttgacttatgcatTGACACAATTAgaatcctctgtcagggtataattggttgattttgagttgtacgcaAAGTGGCCTACGAACTCCATCGAGAGTACTGaggctgacttctgctgatgaaactgcaaaccaTGTTCTTCAGtaaatttttctttaattgaacgcatctctgactcctggtcttcattcatCATATCTGGttcttgggttttaactgtacatTCCCCTACACTAAATACTAATcataataaatttttaatttttcagtaaaattttttaattattaaaaaaatattaaataaacattagtagtggtagtagtagtagtagtagtagtatcattattattattattagatttatttaatattaatttagtaCATTTTCATTAGAAATTACCTGCAATAAAGGAAtattttttcattacaaattCTTTGAATCGTTATCAAATtatcaaataatattattattatcctgttttgcattttatatttttttattattaaaaatgtattgtagtaATTTATccttaaaaatcctttaaattattaccaaataatcaaattacatgattatcattctgattattattcataataaattaaatgttttgataaatACATTTTAGCTGGTGTCATGCATTTACTTATTTGACTAATGACCCTGAAAATTCTTTTTAAATTTCATGTcgtaatttttatttaatctacATTTTTCAGATGTGCGTAAAACATAGtagatacatataataacaagTTAATGCATATAAAATCCCAGATTTCCAATGGTTTTAGACCCCACGTTATGCAGCCAGTATAGTCCCACAACATTTCTTTGTGTTTAATATGAGCAGCTTCTAAGAATGTTATTACATTCTACAATCATTAAGGCACAGACATGCATACTGTAGCTCTTATATCCTCCTGACAATGGTTTCCATATATATACTACCATTAGAAGTAGTATATTTTATGTCTTATGTTTTATATCTCTCAAAGCAGAGTTGTGGTCAAAACAGACATCATAACAATTCTCTCAGGTCTGGGCAAGTATGCTGCGTgtgatatacagtatgtgttttttttctctctctgtaagAAAACTGAATGTTTTTGGGAAGAAAAGTTTTGCCTGAGGGAAGCTTCGGTACTGTTTACAGAGGTGATGACTGATAAATCCATCTCTCAATGCTGTTGACAACTTCACACTGGTATAATAATATGGTACACAGTAATACATCTGCTTACATTCTTGTTTGGACATGTTTTGCATTATTAATTTGGTTTGATAATGATGTTATTAAACATGGATTAAACATGTTTATTCATGTGTCTTTTTGTCTAATTTGATAGATAAATGATTTATGTCTTTCTTTAAAACCCATGATTAATTTAAACACAgttaaattcaaatcaaattcattcaaaataattcataattcaCATTGATTGTAACATGATAAATATGTTGTAAAGTTGCCATATACACCCATATATCTTCATCTTCtctcattttaattgtatttatatatttattaaaaattaaatttccgGTTTTTGGCTGAAGACATACATGTCTTTAAAATGCCAATAATGTGTAACATTATTCCCTTTCATGATTAAGTAATACATGTCAGAGcagatttactaaattaaaatgagagaaAGTTTAGAGGGGaaaattaataattgtaaatcatttaaaattattggagtatgttttataataaaataattattcagtAATAATAATTCAGACATTCTATTATATaaactgcaaaaacaaaaatgcataagGCATTTTGTTTCATGCAATATATCTGCTAAAATGAAAAAGATTAAACACATACCTATTGCTGAAGCCTCTGTGCTTTTTGGATTTTGCTTTGAggaatgagaaaaaaaggtacaaaaacaTCATGAAGACATCATGATGGAATGATATCATTATCCTAGTACATCCTGAATGTTTGTATTACATTCATATtcctctaatttaaaaaaaaaaaaaaaaatagtacacaTGCAGAACAGAAGAACATTAACTGTACCTTGTATATTGTGCCCCGTGCAGCCGTTTTCACAGTATACAGTAAATTACATTCCAATAAACGGATACAGTTGCACAGCCCAGAGCCTTCAGTGTAAAGACAGTACAGTGAAGCTTTGTCTACTGCCTCACTAacttgttgtgttgtgttttgtgcCTTGAGGCTTTGTGAATATGAGTGCCATGTGTGAGAAGGCAAAACATCTGCATTTTAACAACCTTACTTCATAGATTCTGTCAGGACGAGATCCCTGCCTATTCATTATCTCTATACAGGATGAGCTTTTGTACATGTGTACGTGCATTTCTGGGGCATTTGACTTAGTATGATGGGGCATGTTTTACCTTTGGTTGGAATTATAGTGGTTCTGTATACTGGAAAAGGGAACTCTACTCAAATAGCTTGTGCAGTTAAATCATCTCAGATTTCAGTAAAACTAATAAAACTGGACATGTCACAGTAGCCCAACCAATTTTCTTGACGTTAACCACTGGCTAGCAATAGCACAAGCAACATGTTAAAcattactttgtgtgtgtgtgtgtgtgtgtgtgtgtgtgtgtgtgtgtgtgtgtgttcttgtttctgtgacatatcaggacacaactctgtataatgacatgggtatgacacaggtattacaaggagaggatgacttatgaggacataacccctgtccccatttttcaaaacgcttataaatcatacagaatgagttttttaaaaatgcacaaagtttcctgtgagggttagggttaggtgtagggttggtgttgggccacagaatatacagtttctacagtataaaaaccattacgcctatgggatgtccccacttttcacaaaaacacgtgtgtgtgtgtgtgttcattgtatTGTGTAATGTGTATTGATGTGAATAAATGTCAGACAGTAAACTCATGGGATGCGAGTACATTTTTGGAAGAAATTCCAACAATAAAGTTAAacaaaatttaattgaattgatttGAAGACTTGAgatttgaactcacaacctttggattacaagtccaagtctctaaccgttaggccacaacttccctcatataaaagaaagaaatgcccAGAATACTTGGATATATTTACATAGCCATACATCTGTTTTGTATAGGCCATGGTGCATTTAATGACAAGATGTCAGAACAAACATAATGTGGAAAATACTCAAAAGGGAATGTTTATCCAGCAGTCATTTCTTAGGTTCAATGCAGATTAATTTATACTTTTAATTAATGCACCAATGTTAATATAACATTGTGAGGTGATGCTTTTGTTGAttcttaaggcccgttcacaccaagcacgataactataaagataacgataaagatatagttctaaaaatcgttctcaatattaaagaatagctgagtccacactacaactataacgataaaggcatagagaaacggtatcgttggaataattttcagaacgatttttttccagctgatgaacgatataaacattgacatccaatcagaatcaatcctgctataacaagctcgaggatttaaagcggcagacgcacatgcgctcagaataaacagactatatcgttcgctggtgtggacgctaatatcgttatctttatagttatctttatagttatctttatagttatcgttcttggcgTGAACGGGGCTTTATTGTTGATTCTTTAACCTTTCAACAGGATGTTAACATACTGTAACACACTCCCCTGTAGTATTATACACAACAAGCATAACAAAACAAGATTTGAAAAAAATTGATGCTTGGTtaaaataaaatggatattattttcaaacaacatttaa encodes:
- the fmodb gene encoding fibromodulin — translated: MKGWILLLMLAKLVDFSMTHPTNSLTWLSYLRNRAYSHGYGRSHYNIHASLRAEDEDEPPVLDCPLECDCPPSYPTAMYCNNRKLQHVPFVPSHIKYVYLQNNQIKGITNGVFDNAPNLAWISLHTNKLSSDKIGDKVFTKLPNLERLFLHNNNLSRVPQGLPRSLRDLHMNHNNISKVPFESFRGMSNLTALHLQVNSIEDLGNALEGLLSLTLLDLRRNQLKKVPESLSPKLNQLYLEYNRISSVPADFLSQRPELRFVRLSHNQLTNGGIPANAFNVSSLVELDLSFNKLERIPTISTSLENLYLQANKIKEFSVSSFCRVVDTNNYSNLRVLRLEANGIKAQDIPTEAALCLRLATNIDL